Proteins from a genomic interval of Treponema brennaborense DSM 12168:
- the recN gene encoding DNA repair protein RecN, whose product MLEDVSISDFALIESVSLDFNGGFTVLSGETGAGKSILIGALSFLLGAKGGTEVIRAGAQEARVSGTFVLSAADTEAAAWLDAHGVEAENDRVLLRRFVRDTGKTGAWIQNTSVTRAELAEFSAFLVDIHGQHEHQSLMRVAEHRRFLDSYAGITAETAAFTELYAQLVEKRRQLDELNSSDSERARKAEMLSFAIAEITDAKLLPNEDEELTAEETRLSRFEQIYSEIEGVGGILSDAGDGAADSVVGALKRARSLMARAAAADANLAPLDSRLESAFYELSDIAEEISAYRQALVFDPARLEAVQERLALLFKLKKKYAASIQSPIGDVAAYAESAQKELDTLTGSEAGKTALAAEVDRLERSAYAAAKSLSDKRRAAADKMAAEVESVLSVLGMKGTAFSVSITGKPSGDTGTGVTQTCGPYGMDNVEFLLSANAGSPLKPLAKIASGGELSRVMLALKTILAESDTVGTLVFDEIDTGIGGEVSVAVGAHLKQLAKKSQIFCITHVASIASYADNQIKIEKGNKNGTTVTCVSAVTGQARVEEIARMLSGDSFSAESLEHARSLLSKFGGDAEWQKSL is encoded by the coding sequence TTGCTTGAAGACGTAAGTATTTCGGATTTTGCGTTAATAGAATCCGTTTCTCTCGATTTTAACGGCGGCTTTACCGTGCTGAGCGGCGAAACCGGCGCCGGTAAATCAATTCTCATCGGCGCGCTTTCTTTTCTGCTCGGCGCAAAAGGCGGAACGGAAGTTATCCGCGCCGGTGCGCAGGAAGCGCGCGTGTCGGGAACGTTCGTTTTGAGCGCGGCGGACACGGAAGCGGCCGCATGGCTCGACGCGCACGGCGTTGAAGCCGAAAACGACCGCGTGCTGCTGCGCCGCTTCGTACGCGATACGGGAAAGACCGGCGCCTGGATCCAGAACACGAGCGTTACCCGTGCGGAACTCGCGGAATTTTCCGCGTTTTTAGTCGATATTCACGGACAGCACGAACATCAGTCGCTGATGCGCGTCGCCGAACACCGCCGCTTTTTGGATTCCTATGCGGGCATTACCGCCGAAACGGCCGCGTTCACCGAATTGTACGCGCAGCTTGTTGAAAAACGGCGGCAGCTCGATGAACTGAACTCTTCCGATTCCGAGCGTGCGCGCAAAGCGGAAATGCTTTCGTTCGCGATCGCCGAAATTACCGACGCCAAATTGCTGCCGAACGAAGACGAAGAACTGACTGCCGAAGAAACCCGTCTTTCACGGTTTGAACAGATATATTCTGAGATTGAAGGCGTCGGCGGAATTCTTTCCGATGCCGGCGACGGAGCTGCCGATTCGGTCGTCGGCGCGTTAAAACGTGCGCGTTCCCTGATGGCGCGCGCGGCGGCCGCAGATGCGAACCTCGCGCCGCTCGACAGCCGCCTTGAAAGTGCGTTCTACGAACTGTCCGACATCGCCGAAGAAATATCGGCGTACCGGCAAGCGCTCGTGTTCGATCCGGCGCGCCTTGAAGCCGTCCAGGAACGGCTCGCGCTCCTGTTTAAACTCAAGAAAAAGTACGCCGCGTCCATTCAGTCGCCTATCGGCGACGTCGCGGCGTACGCCGAATCCGCGCAGAAAGAACTCGACACGCTGACCGGAAGCGAAGCCGGTAAAACCGCGCTCGCCGCTGAAGTCGACCGGCTGGAGCGCTCCGCATACGCGGCGGCAAAATCGCTGTCGGACAAACGCCGCGCGGCTGCCGACAAAATGGCCGCCGAAGTAGAAAGCGTTCTTTCCGTCCTCGGCATGAAAGGCACCGCTTTTTCGGTCAGTATTACCGGAAAACCGTCCGGTGATACCGGAACCGGCGTTACGCAGACGTGCGGCCCGTACGGTATGGATAACGTCGAATTCCTTCTGAGTGCGAACGCCGGTTCTCCGCTCAAACCGCTCGCAAAAATAGCATCCGGCGGCGAACTTTCGCGCGTCATGCTCGCGCTGAAAACGATTCTTGCGGAATCCGATACGGTCGGTACGCTCGTGTTCGATGAAATCGACACCGGCATAGGCGGAGAAGTATCCGTTGCCGTCGGCGCGCATTTGAAACAGCTGGCAAAAAAAAGTCAGATTTTCTGTATCACACATGTGGCGAGTATCGCTTCATATGCCGATAATCAGATAAAGATAGAGAAGGGCAATAAAAACGGTACGACGGTTACCTGCGTGTCCGCCGTTACCGGGCAGGCACGCGTTGAAGAAATTGCCCGTATGCTTTCGGGCGACAGTTTCAGTGCGGAATCGCTTGAGCACGCCAGATCCTTATTATCGAAATTCGGAGGTGACGCAGAATGGCAAAAATCGCTGTAG